Below is a window of Sulfurihydrogenibium sp. DNA.
TTTTTTAGAAAAAGTAAACTATGGAGGTAATTTCTCACCCGACGTATAAGTTTTATAATAATTACAGACATGAGAGAAAAAGGAAGGACAGATCAAGTTTCTGTCATTGGTCTTTTAAGACCGCTGTAGGATATTTTAGACTGTCCTTCCTCTACTTCCTAAAACCTAAATCAGAACATTAGGCTTTTAAGCCTGTATTGATTACGATGATAGGTTATCAGAAAGTTTCTCTCATGCCAAGTATTTTATGAGGGTGTTCCAAAATTTTTGTAAATTTATCTTTCCTTGTCATTCCTTAGGCCGAAGACCGAAGAATCTCTTTTTTGATTTTTCGACTTGGAAAGAAAAACATGATATTCTTCGCCGGTCCCAGAATGACAACGTTTATTTTTGGAGCAGCCTCACATTAGAGAGATTGTTTTAAATTTTTTAAAGTTTACTTTTTTATTATCCTGTAAGCAATCTCTCTCATTCGCTAAACGTTATAGTTCTATATTTGAAAACTTCCAATAGACCGGTTCTCCAAAAATCAGCAGGTAGTCCGGCTTTTAAACACAGATGAGCAAGAAATTCCTCTTTTGATGGTAATTTTTCCCAGACTTCCGGCAAAAACGTTGCTGAAAAATTTTTATATTTAATTATCAATCCATCTTTAAAAGGCTCAATTTTAGACAGTAAATCTCTCCAATCTTCATATTCAACCTTTTCTGGATAGGTTAAAACAGATACTTTAACTTTAATAAAATCAAGCTCGTTTGGAGATACTGGATTAAACCTTGGGTCTGAAACAGCAGCAGAAATGGCATTGTGTATTACATCTTCATAAAAAGGTCTGTGTGGAATGATTGAACCAATGCAACCTCTCAAATCTCCATATTTAGTTTCTAAAGTCACGAAAGATGCACCACGTTTTTTTAGATTATCATAAGGAATATCTTCAGGTCTAATCGGAAGCACCTTACGATATGTTAAGTAATACTCAATAGCTTTCCTTGCTAATTTAACTAAAAAATCGCCTTCTTCTTTACTTATAGAAGATATAACTTCCATACCCGACAACACTGCTATAATCTCCTCCTGTATCGCCCGATGTTTTATAATCAAGTATTTTAGATTTTAATCCATGTCTTTTTGCGTATTTTATCATCGCTTCAAGACCAACTTTTCCACATGCTTCACAGTTTTTAAGATAATTTTCATTTAATTCCAAAACCGCAAGATGGCAATATCTATCTATTTCTCTGGCTATATTATCCGGATAGTAATGGCTTAAATCTGTACTTATAACTACTACTGTATCATTATCTTTAAAGTATTCTATAATATTCTCAACGATACTGCTATCAATATCTCCATATACAAATGGTAAAATTTCAAAGTCCTTTAGTACAACTTGCAAAAATGGCACCTGAACCTCTAAAGAGTGTTCTCTTTGATGTGGAAGAGTATTTAATGTTAATGGAAAATCCGGATATTCTTTTAAGAATTTAATAATCGCTTCTTTATTAACTTTTACTTTTCCAAGGGGGGTTTCCCAGTAATCATAAAATCCATAAGAAACTCCATTAAAATATACATGGTGGGACGGCCCTATCAGTAAAATTTTGTAATGTTTGTTCGGGTCAAGGTTTAAAAGCTGCTTATATGAAACTGCTGCAACAGGTCCAGAATACATATATCCTGCATGTGGAACTACTATCCCCTCAGGAACATAGTCATATAAAGGTGCTTTATTCAAATAGTTTTTAATTGTATATAAAAGTCTTTCTTTATCACCAGTATAAAACATATTCGCAACAGCTGGTTTTCTTACTGTTAGCATGACTAAATTCCTCATCATCATTTTTATATAAATTAAAGTTATGCTGAAATAAACTATTTTCAATAAAAAAGTCGGGTCGCGTTCACTCATTATATTTTGCAGCCAAAAGAATCCCATATTATTATAAACTTACCATCACCTTAAGATTTATGCTAAAATATTACTTTTATCTTGCAAAAAGTTAAAAATTAGAAATAAATATTTAAAAAAATACACCTTGGGTGAGAAATTGGCGGTTTTTAATAAAATTTAAAAAATGAGATCCTTCGGAATTACGTCCTCAGGATGTTCCATCTTAACCGTGTGGGTTATAAAGATTTTCTAACGTTTAACGTTTATCCCGTTTGAACTATTAAGCATATAAACCACAAGCAAAATAAAAAAAGAAAATCCAAAAAGAATTGCTGAATAAACATGTGCAGATGTATAATCTAACTTTTCTACTGCGTCATAAATTGCAATTGATACAACCTTTGTCTCTCCGTCTATACTACCACCAACCATTAAAACAACCCCAAACTCACCGACAGTATGCGCAAAAGATAAAGTAATACCGCTTAAAATTGACGGCTTTATGTTAGGAAGAATAACTTTAAAAAGCGTTTTTAATTTAGATTTTCCAAGAGTATAAGATGCTTCTATCAAACTTTTATCAATGCTTTTGAATCCAGAAACCAATGGATGAACCATAAAAGGAAAGCTAAATATTACTGAAGCTATCAAAATTCCTTCAAAATGAAAAGCAAGCTGATGTCCAAAGTATTTTTCCCAAAAACTTCCAAGAAATCCATTTCTGCTTAGTATCAATAGAAGATAAAACCCTAAAACTGATGGGGGTAGCACAAGAGGCAGTGCAATAACTGCTTCAAAGAAAGATTTAAACTTAAATTTTGAATATGCTATAAAGTATGCTACCGGAATGCCAATTATAATTAAAATAACAGTCGTTAAAGATGCAAGCTTAAACGTTAGATAAAATGGCTCAAAATCTATTTGCTTGATAATCTCCCAAAAATCCAAATTTCAAACTACCTCAAAAAATATACTTGTAGGTTTTGTATGACAAAAAACTCTATCTCCTATTTTTAAATCATATTTATCAACTTGTTTAGTCAAAACTAAACTTTCTAATTTTATACTATCTTTTTCTAATAAAATCTTTGATAAAAGCTTTCCTTTTTCAATTTCTATGATTTTACAATCGAACATGTTTAACAAGTTTTCATCTTTTATTTTAAATAGCAAAAGCTCAGCTGGGTTAAATAGAAGATTAATATAATTCTTTTCTTTAAGATAGCTTGCTGTTTCAGGAGTTTCTAATACTGCCACAAACAAATTTCCAAGCTTAGTATTTACTTCAACAACAGAGAAATTATCTTTATAATCTATTCTTATAATCTCTCCAAAAACTCTGTTCAATCTTTTTCTCCTGGTAAAACAAAACCGTACTTTATCATTATCTTCCTTGCTTCCGGTGTGCTCATAAAATTAAAAAATCTTTTTGCTGCTTCTAATTTTTCTTTATCCGACGAAGCATTCTTCAAAATTCCTGCTCCTTGCAATATTTGTTTATGGCAAGTATCTGGCAGCAGATAATAAATTCCTTCTCTTATTAATTTATCACTTTTAGCAATAGATAATGCTATAAATCCAACGTCGGCGGCGCCTGTCTCAACATACTGAGTTGTTTGACTGATATTTTCTCCTAAAACAAGCTTATTTTTAACTTTATCAAAAAGT
It encodes the following:
- the amrB gene encoding AmmeMemoRadiSam system protein B encodes the protein MLTVRKPAVANMFYTGDKERLLYTIKNYLNKAPLYDYVPEGIVVPHAGYMYSGPVAAVSYKQLLNLDPNKHYKILLIGPSHHVYFNGVSYGFYDYWETPLGKVKVNKEAIIKFLKEYPDFPLTLNTLPHQREHSLEVQVPFLQVVLKDFEILPFVYGDIDSSIVENIIEYFKDNDTVVVISTDLSHYYPDNIAREIDRYCHLAVLELNENYLKNCEACGKVGLEAMIKYAKRHGLKSKILDYKTSGDTGGDYSSVVGYGSYIFYK
- the modB gene encoding molybdate ABC transporter permease subunit — protein: MDFWEIIKQIDFEPFYLTFKLASLTTVILIIIGIPVAYFIAYSKFKFKSFFEAVIALPLVLPPSVLGFYLLLILSRNGFLGSFWEKYFGHQLAFHFEGILIASVIFSFPFMVHPLVSGFKSIDKSLIEASYTLGKSKLKTLFKVILPNIKPSILSGITLSFAHTVGEFGVVLMVGGSIDGETKVVSIAIYDAVEKLDYTSAHVYSAILFGFSFFILLVVYMLNSSNGINVKR
- the amrA gene encoding AmmeMemoRadiSam system protein A, translated to MEVISSISKEEGDFLVKLARKAIEYYLTYRKVLPIRPEDIPYDNLKKRGASFVTLETKYGDLRGCIGSIIPHRPFYEDVIHNAISAAVSDPRFNPVSPNELDFIKVKVSVLTYPEKVEYEDWRDLLSKIEPFKDGLIIKYKNFSATFLPEVWEKLPSKEEFLAHLCLKAGLPADFWRTGLLEVFKYRTITFSE